One genomic window of Arachis stenosperma cultivar V10309 chromosome 10, arast.V10309.gnm1.PFL2, whole genome shotgun sequence includes the following:
- the LOC130956994 gene encoding uncharacterized protein LOC130956994, whose amino-acid sequence MATHGRARARSRESRNKQPADNHARFMAVMENLANTMEANTTATLQVVRRSIQPAGSGNENGEGAEDSLSGVPRTLAAFWKAGPLVFNGSTNHTEADDWVQAVERALLTQHVPYDKFVEYATYQLVGEAQQWWQGERRLRHQQNVNITWALFGEAFYRKYFHKSLREARELELLQLKQGSMTIAEYTSKFEGLCRFSRISQGTPKSYEEWKYIGYEVGLREDIRRAVAPLMMRRFSELVDTARFVEENARTVAPSRNTHGENSRRELDDHLGPRGQNFKKDGHTPQYLQGQGNFRRGNNAQFHQVKENGQCYNCGKPGHISKFCRRGRNRDKDQNQQSGHVRTLDARDAMGLDPPMRDKRML is encoded by the coding sequence ATGGCCACTCACGGACGAGCTCGAGCACGTTCACGAGAGAGTAGGAATAAGCAACCGGCTGATAACCATGCCAGGTTCATGGCGGTGATGGAGAACCTGGCGAACACCATGGAAGCGAATACTACTGCGACTCTGCAAGTTGTGCGGAGGTCAATCCAACCAGCCGGAAGCGGGAACGAAAATGGAGAAGGTGCTGAGGATAGCTTGAGTGGTGTCCCGAGGACTCTAGCTGCTTTTTGGAAAGCTGGCCCGCTGGTTTTCAATGGTTCGACAAACCATACTGAAGCAGACGACTGGGTACAGGCTGTGGAGCGTGCATTGCTAACTCAACATGTACCGTATGACAAGTTCGTGGAATATGCGACTTATCAACTAGTGGGAGAAGCTCAACAATGGTGGCAAGGAGAGCGCCGACTGCGACACCAACAGAACGTGAACATTACCTGGGCGTTATTCGGGGAAGCTTTCTACAGGAAATACTTTCATAAGTCATTAAGGGAGGCTAGAGAATTGGAGCTCTTACAGCTGAAGCAAGGGTCCATGACTATAGCAGAATACACCAGCAAGTTTGAGGGACTCTGTAGGTTCTCGAGGATAAGTCAGGGTACTCCTAAGTCTTATGAGGAATGGAAATACATCGGATACGAAGTAGGGTTGAGAGAGGATATCAGGCGTGCTGTGGCTCCACTGATGATGAGGAGATTTTCGGAATTAGTAGACACGGCGAGGTTTGTTGAAGAAAATGCAAGGACAGTAGCCCCGTCAAGGAACACTCATGGAGAAAATTCTAGAAGGGAACTCGATGATCACCTCGGACCAAGGGGACAGAACTTCAAGAAAGATGGACATACTCCCCAGTATCTACAAGGTCAAGGGAACTTCAGAAGGGGCAACAATGCTCAGTTTCATCAGGTGAAAGAAAATGGTCAATGCTATAATTGTGGGAAACCTGGACATATATCTAAGTTTTGTCGCCGCGGGAGGAACCGAGATAAGGATCAGAATCAACAGTCAGGCCATGTGCGTACTTTGGATGCACGTGATGCGATGGGTTTGGATCCTCCGATGAGAGATAAGCGTATGCTTTGA